The following DNA comes from Erigeron canadensis isolate Cc75 chromosome 3, C_canadensis_v1, whole genome shotgun sequence.
CCAGGCTGCCTGGTTATCTTTCCACCAAGCTCTTGGATGACATGGTTGACAACTTCAGCACTTTTATAGACATCAGTGGTACTAATTGCAACCTACAGACATCATCATTTGAAAAATTGTAACACCAAACTTGATGAAATAATacagaagaagaaaatgaactCACAAATTCATCAACTCATGGTACACGAGTTACCTGTGCATATGCATTTCCTTTGGTATACTCGGTGACACCATAATTGTAGGTAAGCTCCAAAACAACCGTTTCTTTTTCTTCAGCATATCCCATCATTGCCAAAGTGTACTATTACAAAGAGTATTTTAGTACTTGATGTGATAAAGGACGCTATTATTAATTGAGAAGCATACCTTTTGTTCAGGTCTATCAACTGTCCTGCATAATTTCATACCTAGTGCCTGCATAATATTGGATCAGAATATTCActttagatttatatatatatataacgatcTACCAACGCCAACTTTTAATCGGCAAATTGTATAAATCAACCAATTATTTTATTCTGATTACTAAAACAAAACTATATGAAAAGCCTATGCCTATACCTTCTCATAGAACTTAATTGAACGTTCAAGATCACCAACACGAAGCATTACTTGACAGAGAGGTTCAGGAGTATTGGGCCTGTCAATGAGTTCAAAAAGGTAGCCGTCTGGATCTTTAGCAAAAGCAATTATACTCGATCCACCTTTAACTGGACCTGGCTCCCTTGTGATGGTTCCACCTTTAGCCTTAATATCTTCAGCAAGTTTGTAAACCTAACAAAAGGATCACCAATTTAGCACTTAAAACTCAGTGAAATTGATATCACATTAAGCAGCATAGCACATACATCAGCGGTAGCAATTGCAAAATGCCCAAATCCGGTACctatatcatatttatccacTCCATAATCTGCGCATACCACAGTACATAAACGTGTTATAATTGACATAATAAACctttattacaaaaacaatgtTGTTGTAATGCTTATGAACATACTGTACGTAAGCTCCACCACAAAGTGCGTTTCTTCGGGGCCATATCCAAGGAAAGCATTTGAGTACTTCTCCTCCGGTATGTCTCTTTGCCTCAGTAATTCCATCCCTAAGGCTTCCGTGTAAAACCTGACATTTCCAAATAAAACAAACGAGTAAAACACAAGTAACAAAAAAATGTGTTGAACATCTAACACTACAGATGGCCAACATACTTAATGCTGCGTTCAAGATCACCAACACGATAAACCGCATGTAGCAAACGACGATTATCCTTCTTTGGGAATTCCAACAACTCGGCACTTGGGGCACTGGACGCAGCCTCAGCCATACTGGAAATGTTTGATTGTTGCTCTGCAAACAAGTG
Coding sequences within:
- the LOC122591248 gene encoding lactoylglutathione lyase GLX1, encoding MAEAASSAPSAELLEFPKKDNRRLLHAVYRVGDLERSIKFYTEALGMELLRQRDIPEEKYSNAFLGYGPEETHFVVELTYNYGVDKYDIGTGFGHFAIATADVYKLAEDIKAKGGTITREPGPVKGGSSIIAFAKDPDGYLFELIDRPNTPEPLCQVMLRVGDLERSIKFYEKALGMKLCRTVDRPEQKYTLAMMGYAEEKETVVLELTYNYGVTEYTKGNAYAQVAISTTDVYKSAEVVNHVIQELGGKITRQPGPIPGLGTKITSFLDPDGWKTVLVDHEDFLKELPKKE